A DNA window from Engystomops pustulosus chromosome 6, aEngPut4.maternal, whole genome shotgun sequence contains the following coding sequences:
- the LOC140063941 gene encoding dual specificity protein phosphatase 8-like, whose translation MGGERKPPQAIQAQKLAGILREDSEGVLVIDCRSFSEYNNLHVVGSVNLCGSKLARKRLLKELLVLPHPKIDPSFEKQVVVYDQGNQELSAGHFVSLVVGKLEKKYSSVSLLEGGFAEFSSQFPNLCEGRTSNILHTSISQPCLSTSTVSVTRILPHLYLGSQNDVMDQEVINQNGITHVLNVSYSCPKPVFISDNHFLRIPINDSYCEKILPWLSAAVEFIGKVELVNGKVLVHCLAGISRSAAVAIAYIMRSMGLSLDDAYRFVKEKRPTISPNFNFLGQLLEYEMSLVNSRQSHPDQQVHPDNPSGRECSEQPCPEKQANSEQICQSNHNLNSVSHEIEVAIDATKLDSNCAKDESESTLAGRFTTMGISSDQRREISSLKRSFSLDIKSVYTPLSSSSAESHKNFYQPSQLVPSQSVSSKPMGLWDRFLGFGLNFLYFYSEEEEAQQNLNHKVRPKGICEQRDAPENLKKRRSNAKTLDEGPPRPFTLNIPNCKGQTFLKEKTLEVGSRVRTISPVPL comes from the exons ATGGGTGGAGAGAGGAAACCTCCCCAAGCAATACAAGCCCAAAAACTGGCTGGCATATTGAGGGAGGACAGTGAAGGGGTTCTGGTGATTGACTGCCGCTCCTTCAGTGAATACAACAATCTCCATGTGGTGGGATCCGTAAACCTGTGTGGCTCCAAGCTGGCCCGAAAACGCCTCCTAAAGGAACTTCTTGTCCTACCGCACCCCAAG ATTGATCCTTCATTTGAGAAGCAAGTAGTTGTATATGACCAAGGGAATCAGGAGCTGTCTGCCGGCCATTTTGTCTCATTGGTGGTTGGAAAACTGGAGAAAAAATACAGCTCGGTATCCCTTTTGGAAG GAGGGTTTGCAGAATTCTCTTCACAATTCCCAAACCTGTGTGAAGGCCGCACCTCAAATATTCTGCACACAAGTATATCGCAGCCTTGCCTGTCCACATCAACAGTGTCTGTAACCCGTATCCTGCCACACCTTTACCTGGGCTCCCAGAATGATGTCATGGATCAG GAGGTGATTAATCAGAATGGCATCACGCATGTGCTGAACGTCAGCTACAGCTGTCCAAAGCCTGTCTTCATCTCTGATAACCATTTTCTACGCATCCCCATCAATGACAGCTACTGTGAGAAGATCCTGCCCTGGCTCAGTGCAGCTGTTGAGTTCATAG GAAAAGTGGAGCTGGTAAATGGGAAAGTTTTGGTGCATTGCCTGGCTGGCATCTCCCGCTCTGCAGCTGTCGCCATTGCTTACATCATGAGGTCAATGGGGCTTTCACTGGATGATGCCTACAG GTTTGTTAAAGAAAAGAGACCCACAATTTCCCCCAACTTCAACTTTCTTGGACAACTTCTTGAATATGAGATGAGTCTTGTCAATTCCCGGCAATCGCATCCAGACCAGCAAGTTCATCCAGACAACCCTAGTGGCAGAGAGTGCTCAGAACAGCCATGTCCTGAGAAGCAGGCAAACTCTGAACAAATTTGCCAAAGCAATCACAATCTCAACTCTGTGTCCCATGAAATAGAAGTGGCCATTGATGCCACCAAATTGGACAGTAACTGTGCAAAGGATGAGTCGGAGTCAACCCTGGCGGGCAGGTTCACCACCATGGGGATCTCATCGGACCAACGTCGTGAAATTAGTAGCCTAAAGCGTTCTTTCTCTTTGGACATAAAATCTGTATACACGCCTTTGTCATCTTCATCTGCAGAATCGCACAAAAACTTTTATCAGCCTTCTCAGCTTGTTCCTTCCCAATCGGTCTCTTCCAAGCCTATGGGACTGTGGGATCGCTTTTTAGGCTTTGGACTTAATTTCCTCTATTTCTATTCTGAGGAGGAAGAAGCACAGCAAAATCTAAACCACAAAGTGAGACCAAAGGGAATCTGTGAACAAAGGGATGCCCCGGAAAACTTAAAAAAGCGTCGATCAAACGCAAAGACCCTAGATGAAGGACCTCCTCGTCCATTCACTTTAAACATTCCCAACTGCAAAGGCCAAACATTTCTCAAGGAGAAGACTTTGGAAGTTGGATCAAGGGTGAGGACAATCTCTCCAGTTCCTCTGTGA